The Lentzea guizhouensis genome contains a region encoding:
- a CDS encoding zinc-dependent alcohol dehydrogenase has product MKAVTWHGKRDVRVDSVPDPALKEPEDVIIKVTSSGICGSDLHLYEVLGPFLTEGDILGHEPMGIVEEVGAQVTELKPGDRVVIPFNVSCNHCFMCDQGLQSQCETTQVREYGSGAALFGYTKLYGQVPGGQAEYLRVPFGNSLPIKVPEGPSDDRFVYLSDVLPTAWQAVEYAGVREGGTVAVLGLGPIGDMACRVAMHRGVRAIGIDLVPERLARAKARGVETIDLRGAGKRIAEVVRDLTGGRGPDAVIDAVGMEAHGAPVAKAAQQFTGLLPDVVAKKFMLEAGLDRLKALHTAIEIVRRGGTISISGVYGGMADPMPMLTMFDKQVQLRMGQANVWRWVPEILPLLTDGDPLGVDDFATHRLPLAEAPKAYETFQKKADGMVKVLLKP; this is encoded by the coding sequence ATGAAGGCAGTCACTTGGCACGGCAAACGGGACGTCCGGGTCGACAGCGTGCCGGACCCGGCGCTCAAGGAACCAGAGGACGTCATCATCAAGGTGACGTCCAGCGGCATCTGCGGCTCGGACCTGCACCTGTACGAGGTGCTGGGGCCGTTCCTCACCGAGGGCGACATCCTGGGACACGAGCCCATGGGCATCGTCGAAGAAGTAGGCGCGCAGGTCACCGAGCTCAAACCCGGCGACCGGGTGGTGATCCCGTTCAACGTCTCGTGCAACCACTGCTTCATGTGCGACCAGGGGTTGCAGTCGCAGTGCGAGACCACCCAGGTGCGCGAGTACGGGTCGGGAGCGGCCCTGTTCGGGTACACGAAGCTCTACGGCCAGGTGCCCGGCGGTCAGGCCGAGTACCTGCGGGTTCCGTTCGGCAACAGCCTGCCGATCAAGGTGCCGGAGGGTCCGTCGGACGACCGGTTCGTCTACCTCAGCGACGTGCTGCCCACGGCGTGGCAGGCGGTCGAGTACGCGGGCGTGCGGGAAGGCGGCACGGTCGCGGTGCTGGGCCTCGGCCCGATCGGTGACATGGCGTGCCGGGTCGCGATGCACCGGGGTGTGCGGGCGATCGGCATCGACCTAGTGCCCGAACGCCTCGCCCGCGCCAAGGCGAGGGGCGTCGAGACGATCGACCTGCGCGGAGCCGGCAAGCGCATCGCCGAGGTGGTCAGGGACCTCACCGGTGGCCGCGGGCCGGACGCGGTGATCGACGCGGTCGGCATGGAGGCGCACGGCGCACCGGTCGCGAAGGCCGCGCAGCAGTTCACCGGCCTGCTGCCGGACGTCGTGGCGAAGAAGTTCATGCTCGAGGCGGGCCTGGACCGGCTCAAGGCGCTGCACACGGCCATCGAGATCGTGCGGCGTGGCGGCACGATCTCCATCTCGGGCGTCTACGGCGGCATGGCGGACCCCATGCCGATGCTCACGATGTTCGACAAGCAGGTCCAGCTGCGCATGGGCCAGGCGAACGTGTGGCGCTGGGTGCCGGAGATCCTGCCGCTGCTGACCGACGGCGACCCGCTGGGCGTGGACGACTTCGCCACGCACCGGCTGCCGCTCGCCGAGGCGCCCAAGGCGTACGAGACGTTCCAGAAGAAGGCCGACGGGATGGTCAAAGTGCTGCTCAAACCTTGA
- a CDS encoding L-threonylcarbamoyladenylate synthase: MAKYLDVHPDNPQKRAIDQAVRILQEDGLIAYPTDSCYALGCRLGNKDGIDRIRSIRKLDDKHHFTLMCENFAQLGQFVQVDNAVFRAVKASTPGGYTFILPATKEVPRRMMHPKKKTVGARIPDHVVTQALLQAMGEPLLTSTLLLPDEAEPLVQGWEIKERLDHVVDAVIDSGECGTTPTTVVDFSDGEAAIIRYGAGDPTRFE; encoded by the coding sequence ATGGCGAAGTACCTGGACGTCCACCCGGACAACCCGCAGAAGCGCGCGATCGACCAGGCCGTGCGGATCCTGCAGGAGGACGGCCTGATCGCGTACCCGACGGACTCCTGTTACGCGCTGGGCTGCCGGCTGGGCAACAAGGACGGCATCGACCGGATCCGCTCGATCCGCAAGCTCGACGACAAGCACCACTTCACGCTGATGTGCGAGAACTTCGCGCAGCTCGGGCAGTTCGTGCAGGTCGACAACGCGGTGTTCCGCGCGGTCAAGGCGTCCACGCCGGGCGGTTACACGTTCATCCTGCCCGCCACCAAGGAGGTGCCGCGCCGGATGATGCACCCGAAGAAGAAGACGGTGGGTGCACGCATCCCGGACCACGTGGTGACGCAGGCGCTGTTGCAGGCGATGGGCGAGCCGTTGCTGACCTCCACCCTGCTGCTGCCCGACGAGGCGGAGCCGCTGGTGCAGGGCTGGGAGATCAAGGAACGGCTCGACCACGTGGTGGACGCGGTGATCGACTCAGGCGAGTGCGGCACCACGCCCACCACGGTGGTGGACTTCTCCGACGGCGAGGCCGCGATCATCCGCTACGGCGCGGGCGACCCCACCCGCTTCGAGTGA
- a CDS encoding S8 family serine peptidase, which yields MLRTILSVVSAFALISGAAPAVAAPVEGAYLLQFRTTLSDAQRHQLKGLGVKLGAFVQDGTYVARMTNTARVSRLSYVRGLQPFEAQPRVMTLSGSADYLITLVEQNADDQNAVVAQLKAMGARVDTVSASREHILAHLDAGQVAKVAKLPAVLAVDPVSAPETDMAISRESSGANHVEAAGGYRGQGVRGEVMDGGLRTTHQEFRARPPLMHTANSSSTSHGTSTYGQIFASGVTPAQRGLLPEAQGIFAVYNSGDRYAHTARLVDPAGRYRAVFQSNSWGSTLTTAYNSLSQEMDRIVFDHDILICQSQSNAGTRSSRPQAWAKNVLSVGGHYHYNTASRTDDRWNGGASIGPAADGRIKPELSNFYDRIDTTSSTSDTSYTTSFGGTSGATPITCGNAGLLFQMWADGVFDGGPGKARDVFTARPHAATAKALLINTADQHAFSGTTHDQTRTHQGWGTASVRNLHDRAKAGGWKLPVLVNETDLLTTGQSRKYTVTSNGQTPLRATLAYTDPAGSPTAAKATVNDLTLKVTAPNGTVYWGNNGLLAGNWSTSGGAANTIDTVENVLIQTAAAGTWTVEVIATAVNVDGHRETAATDADYALVVS from the coding sequence GTGCTGCGCACAATTCTGTCAGTCGTATCGGCGTTCGCGCTGATCAGCGGTGCTGCGCCCGCGGTGGCCGCACCCGTCGAGGGCGCCTATCTGCTCCAGTTCCGCACCACGTTGTCCGACGCGCAACGCCACCAGCTCAAGGGCCTCGGCGTGAAGCTGGGCGCGTTCGTGCAGGACGGCACCTACGTCGCGCGGATGACGAACACCGCGCGCGTCTCCCGGTTGAGCTACGTGCGGGGCTTGCAGCCGTTCGAGGCCCAGCCGCGGGTGATGACGCTGTCCGGGTCCGCCGACTACCTGATCACGCTGGTCGAGCAGAACGCCGACGACCAGAACGCCGTGGTGGCGCAGCTGAAGGCGATGGGCGCCCGCGTCGACACGGTCTCGGCGAGCCGCGAGCACATCCTGGCCCACCTCGACGCGGGTCAGGTGGCGAAGGTCGCGAAGCTGCCCGCCGTGCTCGCCGTCGACCCGGTGTCCGCGCCGGAGACCGACATGGCGATCTCGCGCGAGTCGTCCGGTGCCAACCACGTCGAGGCGGCGGGCGGCTACCGCGGCCAGGGCGTGCGCGGTGAGGTGATGGACGGCGGCCTGCGCACCACGCACCAGGAGTTCCGCGCCCGGCCGCCGTTGATGCACACCGCGAACTCGTCGAGCACCTCGCACGGCACCTCGACCTACGGCCAGATCTTCGCCTCCGGTGTCACGCCGGCGCAGCGCGGTCTGCTGCCCGAGGCGCAGGGCATCTTCGCCGTCTACAACTCCGGCGACCGCTACGCGCACACCGCGCGGCTGGTCGACCCGGCCGGGCGGTACCGGGCGGTGTTCCAGAGCAACAGCTGGGGCAGCACGCTCACGACCGCGTACAACTCCCTCTCGCAGGAGATGGACCGGATCGTGTTCGACCACGACATCCTGATCTGCCAGTCGCAGAGCAACGCGGGCACCCGCAGCTCACGTCCGCAGGCGTGGGCGAAGAACGTGCTCTCGGTCGGCGGCCACTACCACTACAACACCGCCTCGCGCACCGACGACAGGTGGAACGGCGGCGCGTCGATCGGACCGGCCGCCGACGGCCGCATCAAGCCGGAGCTGTCGAACTTCTACGACCGCATCGACACCACGTCGTCCACTTCGGACACCTCGTACACCACCTCGTTCGGCGGCACCTCCGGTGCCACGCCGATCACCTGCGGCAACGCCGGTCTGCTGTTCCAGATGTGGGCCGACGGCGTGTTCGACGGCGGTCCCGGCAAGGCCCGTGACGTGTTCACCGCGCGCCCGCACGCGGCCACGGCCAAGGCGCTGCTGATCAACACCGCCGACCAGCACGCGTTCTCCGGCACCACGCACGACCAGACCCGCACTCACCAGGGCTGGGGCACCGCGTCCGTGCGCAACCTCCACGACCGCGCGAAGGCGGGCGGCTGGAAGCTGCCCGTGCTGGTGAACGAGACCGACCTGCTCACCACCGGTCAGTCGCGCAAGTACACGGTGACGTCGAACGGCCAGACGCCGCTGCGCGCCACCCTCGCCTACACCGACCCGGCCGGTTCCCCGACCGCGGCGAAGGCGACCGTCAACGACCTGACGCTCAAGGTCACCGCCCCCAACGGCACCGTCTACTGGGGCAACAACGGCCTGCTGGCCGGCAACTGGTCCACGTCCGGCGGTGCCGCGAACACCATCGACACCGTGGAGAACGTCCTCATCCAGACGGCCGCCGCAGGCACGTGGACCGTCGAGGTCATCGCGACGGCGGTCAACGTCGACGGCCACCGCGAAACGGCGGCTACCGACGCCGACTACGCCCTCGTCGTCTCCTAG
- a CDS encoding NUDIX domain-containing protein: MATTCSDSSSAGVVMVWQRLATNVVHRSPWFEVRSDDVVKPDGGHGVYTHVVAPASVTVLAIRDDDQVVLTRQWIYTHNGTQWRLPGGAMDETDAGPAEAAVRELAEETGLRADKWERLGQIHGADSLSNHVDHIFLATGLTQGEAALEAGESDLRVRTIPFRHALELVQQGMLPHAGSSHAVLVMALRRATGGHAVS, from the coding sequence ATGGCTACGACGTGTTCCGACTCCTCCTCGGCTGGTGTGGTGATGGTCTGGCAACGTTTGGCCACCAACGTGGTGCACCGTTCGCCGTGGTTCGAAGTCCGCAGCGACGACGTCGTCAAACCTGATGGCGGACATGGTGTGTACACGCACGTGGTGGCGCCCGCCTCGGTGACGGTCCTGGCGATCCGCGACGACGACCAGGTCGTGCTCACCAGACAGTGGATCTACACCCACAACGGCACCCAGTGGCGACTACCCGGCGGTGCCATGGACGAGACGGACGCGGGTCCCGCCGAGGCCGCCGTGCGCGAGCTCGCCGAGGAGACCGGCCTGCGCGCCGACAAGTGGGAACGGCTCGGCCAGATCCACGGCGCCGACAGCCTGAGCAACCACGTCGACCACATCTTCCTCGCCACCGGCCTCACCCAGGGCGAGGCTGCCCTCGAAGCCGGCGAGTCCGACCTGAGGGTCCGCACGATCCCGTTCCGCCACGCGCTCGAGCTCGTCCAGCAGGGCATGCTCCCGCACGCCGGCAGCTCCCACGCCGTGCTCGTCATGGCGTTGCGGCGCGCCACCGGCGGGCACGCTGTTTCCTGA
- a CDS encoding helix-turn-helix domain-containing protein: MSPTFAQEVRRLRTERGLTLTRLAELVRYSKSYLSKIENGQVRPTQEMAQAFEDALQADGRLMALADAPARPIPADDTVLLTYDAMFGNVRMLGHRSSPESVLVSLRPQVETLSTMARSADHPGLSQGLWLLAAKYAEYAGWMEQENGDDAAGAEFTRRAVRYATKGGDRELEAFAQVRLAEFALYRGDAKLTVHHARQAGRSRSPAVQAAAALREAQGFALAGAAKYCEEALERSSRLQQKAGEARYGTTSVPDQVAITTAWSFHDLGRYAEAASILDLQLPLIAPVALRARTRFGLRRALAHAMAGDLEHACELVADLLDHIRQVQSATVHIDLTVFSSLLARHRPLAGRELLGEISEILFAG, from the coding sequence GTGTCGCCCACGTTCGCCCAAGAGGTACGCCGCCTGCGCACCGAGCGCGGGCTGACGCTGACCAGACTCGCCGAACTGGTCCGCTACAGCAAGAGCTACCTCAGCAAGATAGAGAACGGCCAGGTCCGCCCGACCCAGGAGATGGCGCAGGCGTTCGAGGACGCCCTGCAGGCCGACGGCCGCCTGATGGCGCTCGCCGACGCGCCGGCCCGCCCGATCCCCGCCGACGACACGGTGCTGCTGACCTACGACGCCATGTTCGGCAACGTCCGCATGCTCGGCCACCGCTCCAGCCCGGAGTCGGTGCTGGTGTCGCTGCGGCCGCAGGTGGAGACGCTGAGCACGATGGCGCGCTCGGCCGACCACCCCGGCCTGAGCCAGGGCCTGTGGCTGCTGGCCGCGAAGTACGCCGAGTACGCGGGGTGGATGGAGCAGGAGAACGGTGACGACGCGGCGGGTGCCGAGTTCACCCGGCGGGCGGTGCGGTACGCGACCAAGGGCGGTGACCGCGAGCTGGAGGCGTTCGCGCAGGTGCGGCTGGCGGAGTTCGCCCTGTACCGCGGTGACGCGAAGCTGACGGTCCACCACGCCCGCCAGGCGGGCCGGTCCCGGTCGCCGGCGGTGCAGGCCGCCGCGGCACTGCGGGAGGCGCAGGGCTTCGCGCTGGCCGGCGCCGCGAAGTACTGCGAGGAGGCGCTGGAGCGGTCCTCCCGGCTGCAGCAGAAGGCCGGCGAGGCCCGCTACGGCACGACGAGCGTGCCCGACCAGGTGGCCATCACGACCGCGTGGTCGTTCCACGACCTGGGCCGTTACGCCGAGGCCGCCTCGATCCTCGACCTCCAGCTGCCGCTGATCGCCCCGGTGGCGTTGCGCGCCCGCACCAGGTTCGGCCTGCGCCGGGCACTCGCGCACGCCATGGCGGGCGACCTGGAACACGCCTGCGAGCTGGTCGCCGACCTGCTCGACCACATCCGGCAGGTGCAGTCGGCGACCGTGCACATCGACCTGACCGTGTTCAGCAGCCTGCTGGCCCGCCACCGTCCGCTGGCGGGCCGTGAGCTGCTGGGCGAGATCAGCGAGATCCTCTTCGCCGGCTAG
- a CDS encoding ParB/RepB/Spo0J family partition protein: MRVDIDVLQPADSPRLGGCSDEYVRDLASSDAPIPPVVVHRPTMRVIDGTHRVRAALLRGQRVVEAEFVEGSAEDAFVLSVELNLTSLSTADREAAARRVLRSHPEWSDRSIAAVTGLAAKSVGVLRRAVGGLAPSRVGRDGKVRPVNSAAGRRLAGQLIQDRPTASLRDVARAAGVSPGTVRDVRRRLSLGLDPVPERMRAAERAGVGVPQARAEVRAPDTTLPILRRDPSLRFNEHGRLVLRWLEAHAVSSGEWAAVVDGVPSHCRELVADMARSCAEAWTEMADALERENRAAV, translated from the coding sequence ATGCGCGTTGACATCGACGTGCTGCAGCCCGCGGATTCTCCGCGCCTTGGTGGCTGCAGCGACGAGTACGTTCGTGACCTCGCGTCCTCGGACGCACCGATCCCGCCCGTCGTCGTGCACCGGCCGACGATGCGGGTCATCGACGGCACACATCGGGTGAGAGCGGCCTTGCTGCGCGGTCAGCGCGTGGTCGAGGCCGAGTTCGTGGAGGGTTCGGCGGAGGACGCGTTCGTCCTGTCCGTCGAGCTGAACCTGACATCGTTGTCCACAGCCGACCGCGAGGCGGCGGCCAGGCGGGTGCTCCGGTCGCACCCGGAGTGGTCGGACCGCTCGATCGCGGCGGTCACCGGCCTCGCGGCCAAGTCGGTCGGCGTCCTGCGCAGGGCCGTCGGCGGGCTGGCACCGAGCAGGGTCGGCCGCGACGGCAAGGTGCGGCCGGTCAACAGCGCCGCGGGCAGGCGCCTGGCCGGTCAGCTGATCCAGGATCGGCCGACCGCGTCGTTGCGCGACGTCGCCCGTGCCGCCGGGGTGTCGCCGGGCACCGTGCGGGACGTGCGGCGCAGGCTCAGCCTGGGCCTCGACCCGGTGCCGGAACGCATGCGCGCCGCCGAACGCGCCGGCGTGGGCGTCCCGCAGGCTCGGGCCGAGGTGCGGGCACCGGACACGACGCTGCCGATCCTGCGGCGCGACCCGTCGTTGCGGTTCAACGAGCACGGCCGGCTGGTGCTGCGCTGGCTCGAGGCCCACGCCGTGTCGTCGGGGGAGTGGGCCGCGGTGGTCGACGGGGTGCCGTCGCACTGCCGGGAGCTGGTCGCGGACATGGCCCGCAGCTGCGCGGAGGCGTGGACCGAGATGGCCGACGCCCTGGAACGCGAGAACCGCGCCGCCGTCTGA
- a CDS encoding CoA-binding protein produces the protein MRDDVEWILENTQVWAIVGLSDNPSRAAHGVARFLQQRGKRIVPVHPAAETVHGEQGYASLKDIPFEVDVVDVFRRSEDAGQFADEAVEIGAKAVWFQLGVVDDEAFRRTKDAGLRMVMDVCPAIEWRGP, from the coding sequence ATGCGTGACGACGTCGAGTGGATCCTCGAGAACACCCAGGTCTGGGCGATCGTCGGCCTGTCCGACAACCCCTCCCGCGCCGCCCACGGCGTCGCCCGCTTCCTGCAGCAACGCGGCAAGCGCATCGTGCCCGTGCACCCCGCGGCCGAGACCGTGCACGGTGAGCAGGGATATGCCTCGCTCAAGGACATCCCGTTCGAGGTCGACGTCGTGGACGTGTTCCGCCGTTCGGAGGACGCGGGCCAGTTCGCCGACGAAGCCGTCGAGATCGGCGCAAAGGCCGTCTGGTTCCAGCTCGGCGTGGTCGACGACGAGGCGTTCCGGCGCACGAAGGACGCCGGTCTGCGGATGGTGATGGACGTGTGTCCCGCGATCGAGTGGCGCGGGCCCTGA
- a CDS encoding YciI family protein produces the protein MRFMVIVKASEESESGVMPTTEELAEMGAFNEELVKAGVMLAGEGLYASSKGARVHFDEKGATTVIDGPFAETKELIAGYWIWELPSLTDAVEWLKKAPFRAGSVEIRQVHGAEAFEEVMTPELKAQEDRLREQVAAQQQ, from the coding sequence ATGCGCTTCATGGTCATCGTCAAGGCGTCCGAGGAGTCCGAGAGCGGCGTCATGCCCACCACGGAGGAGCTGGCCGAGATGGGCGCCTTCAACGAGGAGCTCGTGAAGGCCGGCGTGATGCTCGCGGGCGAGGGCCTGTACGCGAGCTCCAAGGGCGCCCGTGTGCACTTCGACGAGAAGGGCGCGACGACCGTGATCGACGGTCCGTTCGCCGAGACCAAGGAGCTGATCGCCGGGTACTGGATCTGGGAGCTGCCCTCGCTCACCGACGCCGTCGAGTGGCTGAAGAAGGCCCCGTTCCGCGCCGGCTCGGTCGAGATCCGGCAGGTCCACGGCGCCGAGGCGTTCGAGGAGGTCATGACGCCCGAGCTGAAGGCGCAGGAGGACCGGCTGCGCGAGCAGGTCGCGGCCCAGCAGCAGTAG
- a CDS encoding PucR family transcriptional regulator, protein MTTTVLDRPVLDRPVLVDGSALTCAVIAYRASTEDSAAALVAVARQYDDPLVLDGRRGGCLVLPCEQEPAALAKTLHGKAGGEVWMGVARARRHDVAPARATAEDVLRVATGRAPGVYELRNVLADFAVLRQPHVARRLSRMIEPVVAQPSLVSALRAFIAHDGNRAAAARDLDVHRSTLDHRLRQVERLTGCRPTSPRALLTLSTALTACSWSR, encoded by the coding sequence GTGACGACGACCGTGTTGGACAGGCCGGTGTTGGACAGGCCGGTGCTGGTGGACGGCAGCGCGCTCACCTGCGCCGTGATCGCATATCGTGCGTCCACTGAGGACAGTGCTGCCGCGCTCGTCGCGGTGGCACGGCAGTACGACGACCCGCTGGTGCTCGACGGCAGGCGCGGCGGTTGCCTGGTGCTGCCGTGCGAACAGGAGCCCGCGGCACTCGCGAAAACCTTGCACGGCAAGGCCGGCGGTGAGGTGTGGATGGGTGTCGCGCGGGCCCGGCGGCACGACGTCGCCCCGGCGCGGGCGACGGCCGAGGACGTGCTGCGCGTCGCGACCGGCCGGGCGCCTGGCGTCTACGAGCTGCGGAACGTGCTGGCGGACTTCGCGGTCCTGCGTCAGCCGCACGTGGCACGCAGGCTGAGCCGGATGATCGAACCCGTCGTCGCGCAGCCGTCGTTGGTGAGCGCGCTGCGGGCGTTCATCGCGCACGACGGCAACCGCGCGGCCGCCGCCCGTGACCTCGACGTGCACCGCAGCACGCTCGACCACCGGCTGCGGCAGGTCGAACGGCTCACCGGGTGCCGTCCGACCTCACCGCGCGCGTTGCTGACGCTGAGCACCGCGCTCACCGCCTGCTCGTGGTCCCGCTGA
- a CDS encoding PucR family transcriptional regulator: MAAFRAGDDGLADALLAGTAPEADVSPFYTVVAVRGGILDRVATAFRRKGPVLVSGSGHLLLPLPEVAALPVCRDVLEELGVEVWLCVAERPAARVPLARKEVDEIDALVLSLGRPPGVYRIDDMLFETAVTGTPEVREELGRVAAPLLANPVLCETIVALLDADGNRAEAVKQLFIHRSTIDYRLWQVEQLTGLSPVNPRDLAVLGTAIAMSRAHARG, from the coding sequence ATGGCCGCGTTCCGCGCGGGGGACGACGGGCTGGCCGACGCGTTGCTCGCCGGCACCGCGCCCGAGGCCGACGTCAGTCCCTTCTACACGGTCGTCGCCGTGCGCGGCGGCATCCTCGACCGGGTCGCGACCGCGTTCCGCCGCAAGGGACCCGTGCTCGTGTCCGGATCCGGGCACCTCCTGCTGCCGCTGCCCGAGGTGGCCGCGCTGCCGGTGTGCCGGGACGTGCTGGAGGAGCTCGGCGTCGAGGTGTGGCTGTGCGTGGCGGAACGACCCGCGGCGCGGGTTCCGCTGGCCCGCAAGGAGGTCGACGAGATCGACGCGCTGGTGTTGTCGCTCGGGCGGCCACCGGGCGTGTACCGGATCGACGACATGCTGTTCGAGACCGCCGTCACCGGGACGCCGGAGGTCCGCGAGGAGCTGGGCCGGGTCGCCGCGCCGCTGCTCGCGAACCCGGTGCTGTGCGAGACGATCGTCGCGTTGCTCGACGCGGACGGCAACCGCGCGGAAGCTGTCAAGCAGCTGTTCATCCACCGCAGCACCATCGACTACCGGTTGTGGCAGGTGGAGCAGCTCACCGGGCTGTCCCCGGTCAACCCGCGTGACCTGGCCGTTCTGGGCACCGCGATCGCCATGAGCCGCGCGCACGCCCGGGGCTGA
- a CDS encoding Crp/Fnr family transcriptional regulator — protein sequence MAPQLLAPQPPAPQPLTPQRLAVQRPVLTPAQESWRRFARSLEPVEFGRGDVLLRLGVPTEELFVLRSGKAKTCVTSSDGRELVLDFHCANEVVVEPTLFDAAPSVSTTVAITDVRAGRISRADLTKWLVLCPEITERLLGCIARRQRESHRMRMDVVQLDAPARLAKALLRLAGRFGSDRFGTDRRGSLLMVEDLTQEELGQYVGSRRDTVNKTLADFAQRGWISIERKSIFLTDPAQLSRRVRVGMPAVPKQR from the coding sequence GTGGCACCCCAGCTGCTCGCGCCCCAGCCGCCCGCACCCCAGCCGCTCACACCTCAGCGGCTCGCGGTCCAGCGACCGGTCCTCACCCCCGCGCAGGAGTCGTGGCGCCGGTTCGCCCGCTCGCTGGAGCCGGTGGAGTTCGGCCGCGGCGACGTGCTGCTGCGGCTGGGCGTGCCCACCGAGGAGCTGTTCGTGCTGCGTTCGGGCAAGGCGAAGACGTGCGTGACCTCCAGCGACGGCCGCGAGCTGGTGCTGGACTTCCACTGCGCGAACGAGGTCGTGGTGGAACCGACCCTGTTCGACGCGGCCCCGTCGGTGTCGACGACGGTCGCGATCACGGACGTGCGGGCGGGCCGGATCTCGCGCGCGGACCTGACGAAGTGGCTCGTGCTGTGCCCGGAGATCACCGAGCGGCTGCTGGGCTGCATCGCCCGCCGGCAGCGCGAGTCGCACCGGATGCGCATGGACGTGGTGCAGCTGGACGCGCCCGCCCGCCTCGCGAAGGCGTTGCTGCGCCTGGCCGGCCGGTTCGGCAGCGACCGCTTCGGCACCGACCGCCGCGGCAGCCTGCTGATGGTCGAGGACCTCACCCAGGAGGAGCTCGGCCAGTACGTCGGCTCGCGGCGCGACACCGTGAACAAGACGCTCGCGGACTTCGCCCAGCGCGGCTGGATCTCGATCGAGCGCAAGAGCATCTTCCTCACCGACCCGGCGCAGCTCTCCCGCCGGGTGCGCGTCGGCATGCCCGCCGTACCGAAGCAGCGCTGA
- a CDS encoding DUF6069 family protein, translating into MTTETRTGTGKVVLGVVAAVALASLGNAAVSYLAQALGADPDTVEGLKPQGYVVLTALGVIVAAVAWAMIRKRAKDPARTLGKVVPVVVVLSFLADIPVFFLPGASVIGVLALMVMHVVVAAVAVPIFRRVLPV; encoded by the coding sequence GTGACAACAGAAACCCGCACCGGCACGGGCAAGGTCGTGCTCGGGGTCGTCGCCGCCGTCGCGCTCGCGTCGCTCGGCAACGCCGCCGTGTCGTACCTGGCGCAGGCGCTGGGCGCGGACCCGGACACGGTCGAAGGCCTGAAACCACAGGGTTACGTCGTGCTCACCGCACTCGGCGTGATCGTCGCCGCGGTCGCGTGGGCCATGATCCGCAAGCGCGCCAAAGATCCCGCGCGCACGCTCGGCAAAGTCGTCCCCGTCGTGGTCGTGCTGTCGTTCCTCGCCGACATCCCGGTGTTCTTCCTGCCGGGCGCCTCGGTCATCGGCGTGCTCGCGCTGATGGTCATGCACGTGGTCGTGGCAGCGGTCGCGGTGCCGATCTTCCGCCGCGTGCTCCCGGTCTGA
- a CDS encoding beta-ketoacyl-ACP synthase III, which yields MRAAVVAGLGSWLPPRVVTNDELTARLDTTDEWIRTRIGVATRHVVEPGMATSDLSVEAARRALRSAGVPGAGGVVLATTTPDRPCPATAPEIASRLGLVDVPAFDIAAVCTGFVYGLGVGAGLISSGIVESLVVIGGDAYSTILNPQDRTTSVIFGDGAGAVVLRAGSPDEPGALGPFDLGSDGELSDLITVPAGGSRQRSSRDVVPHGDKFFQMEGREVFANAVTRMAAASRAAIKRSGWVTSDVDRVVAHQANTRILDAVSEELGVPREKFISNITEVGNTSAASIPLALAHGVRVGELRAGQKVLLTAFGGGLTWGATTLVWPDVSLAD from the coding sequence ATGCGCGCAGCGGTGGTCGCGGGACTCGGGTCATGGCTCCCGCCGCGAGTGGTCACCAACGACGAGCTGACCGCCAGGCTCGACACGACGGACGAGTGGATCCGCACCCGGATCGGCGTCGCCACCCGGCACGTCGTCGAACCCGGGATGGCGACGTCCGACCTGTCCGTCGAGGCGGCCAGGCGGGCCCTGCGCTCGGCCGGCGTGCCGGGCGCGGGCGGGGTGGTCCTCGCCACCACGACACCGGACCGGCCCTGCCCGGCCACGGCGCCGGAGATCGCGTCGCGGCTCGGCCTGGTCGACGTGCCCGCGTTCGACATCGCGGCCGTGTGCACGGGTTTCGTGTACGGCCTCGGCGTCGGCGCCGGGCTGATCAGCTCCGGGATCGTGGAGAGCCTCGTGGTGATCGGCGGTGACGCCTACTCCACGATCCTCAACCCGCAGGACCGCACCACGTCGGTCATCTTCGGCGACGGCGCGGGCGCGGTCGTGCTGCGGGCGGGCAGCCCGGACGAGCCTGGCGCGCTGGGCCCGTTCGACCTGGGCTCCGACGGAGAGCTGTCGGACCTCATCACGGTGCCCGCGGGCGGTTCCCGGCAGCGGTCGTCACGCGACGTCGTGCCGCACGGCGACAAGTTCTTCCAGATGGAGGGCCGCGAGGTCTTCGCCAACGCGGTCACCCGCATGGCCGCCGCCTCCCGCGCCGCGATCAAGCGCAGCGGGTGGGTGACGTCCGATGTGGACAGGGTGGTCGCGCACCAGGCCAACACCCGCATCCTCGACGCGGTGTCGGAGGAGCTCGGGGTGCCGCGCGAGAAGTTCATCTCCAACATCACCGAGGTCGGCAACACCTCGGCGGCCTCGATCCCGCTGGCGCTCGCGCACGGCGTGCGGGTCGGTGAGCTGCGGGCGGGGCAGAAGGTGTTGCTGACGGCGTTCGGCGGCGGGCTCACGTGGGGCGCGACCACGCTGGTGTGGCCGGACGTCAGCCTGGCGGACTAG